In the Candidatus Cloacimonadota bacterium genome, TCAAAAAAATCAGATTTACGTGAGACATAATTCCATTTAAAATTTTTGCCAGTTCAGTAGCTTCCGCTTCACTATCGTTTTCATCTCGGATCAAGGCGTATTCAAAAGAAATTCTTCTACCGGTTTTTGTGCGATAATATTTGCACGCCTGCAAAATTTCATTCAAGGGATATTTTCGGGCGATTGGCACAATTTTTTCTCTCTCACTATCAAAGGGAGAATGCAGAGATACGGTTAAGGTAATTGGCAATCCCTCTTTTGCTAACCTGTATATCTGCTCCGGAATTCCAACAGTGGAAAGGGTAATGTGCCTGTATCCGATATTTTGTCCATCCGGATCATGAATCAATTTTAGGAATTTTAGGACATTATCATAATTATCCAAAGGCTCGCCACTTCCCATTAAAACGATGTTACTTATTTTAATTCCAAGATTTTTTTGAACGAGATAAATTTGGTTAAGAATCTCTCCTGATGATAAATTTCGAACCAATCCACCTTTTGTGGATGCACAAAACGAACAACCCATTTTACAGCCGACTTGTGTTGATAAGCACTGAGAGTATCCGTATTTATATTTCATCAAAACCGATTCGATGATATTATTATCCGAAAGAAGCAGCAAAAACTTTTTGGTTTCATCAATTTTGGAATTATATCGTTTTAAAATTTTAGAATTGCCTATTACATATTTCTCAGAAAGTTCCTCTCTCAACTTTTTGGAAAAAACTGTAATTTTATCGAATGAGCCAATTTGATTTTGGTGAATGGCACGAAAAAGCTGTTCGGCTCGATAGGATTTTTGATCGAACTGAGCCATTAATTCTGCCAATTCTTTTTTGGAAAAGGATATTAAATCGTTTTTCATTTTTGTAATGATTCTCCGAATGTGATTCGACGCAGATAAACCCCAAGTGGAATATAAATGTAAAAACATTCCACCCCGATGAAATAAAAAATAAAAAAGATTTCATTGGGCAAGCAGGGCAAGCACTGATTATGCTGATGAACCCCTGTTGAATAATAAAATACAAAGCATTCAACGGGGATATTACACTTTTTACAAAAAAAATTTTCTTGCGAAAATCGGTTTTTTCTGAGTGATGTTGTTTATCACATTCATCTGCGTCGAATCTATACTTTACGGACAGACTCTGATTAGTGTCCATCCGTAAAGTAGCATATCAAGTAAAATATATTCTTCATCCTTTTTACAACTCATCCCCTAACCCCTTCTCTTCAAAGAGAAGGGGAACTTTTATCTCCCTCTCCTCGATAGGAGAG is a window encoding:
- the rlmN gene encoding 23S rRNA (adenine(2503)-C(2))-methyltransferase RlmN, encoding MKNDLISFSKKELAELMAQFDQKSYRAEQLFRAIHQNQIGSFDKITVFSKKLREELSEKYVIGNSKILKRYNSKIDETKKFLLLLSDNNIIESVLMKYKYGYSQCLSTQVGCKMGCSFCASTKGGLVRNLSSGEILNQIYLVQKNLGIKISNIVLMGSGEPLDNYDNVLKFLKLIHDPDGQNIGYRHITLSTVGIPEQIYRLAKEGLPITLTVSLHSPFDSEREKIVPIARKYPLNEILQACKYYRTKTGRRISFEYALIRDENDSEAEATELAKILNGIMSHVNLIFLNPIREKGYEASTEKTSKVFISILEKKGIEVTIRRKMGRDIQAACGQLRNDYLNEQQDL